A genome region from Pristis pectinata isolate sPriPec2 chromosome 4, sPriPec2.1.pri, whole genome shotgun sequence includes the following:
- the LOC127569087 gene encoding protocadherin-10-like, translated as MANSAVDNAIAFSRFAFIILGYIRGLIYGHIRYSVSEEMDIGAFIGNIAEDLRLNLPQLSDRKFRLNSDDGGRYMKVNLDNGILSVRERIDRELLCGQAAMCTIPFEIILENPLAVYRGEVEILDVNDNSPTFRDSPIALQMSEAITPGVHFPLESAEDPDIGLNTVAVYAISSNEYFSIKAQKTEYGVVNAELQLDKPLDREMQSAFQLVLTATDGGIPQKSGTAQILITVVDFNDNPPIFDHEIYKGNIREDAPQGTLVLTVKATDLDEGLNAELTYTFSKLASPTVLELFSLDPQLGEIRLEGELDYEEVNSYSLNVQAMDHGSPAIATRSTVLIKVTDVNDNPPEIKVTSVTSKIPENAPPGTLITLINVIDRDSGENGQFHCDIPKNIPFRLRNSSKNHFELITSKMLDREVVAEYKVPFLARDLGSPSLSANETIQVVISDVNDNAPRFGASSYNIYVMENNSPGSSIFAVTAKDRDMDQNSYVSYSFVENLIQNFPVSSYLSINSMNGTIYVLRSFDYEKLKNFQIRVQARDAGVPPLSSSATVNVIILDQNDNAPVIVSPSEQSGSSEEESVPQSAGQGYLVTKIIATDADSGQNARLSYHMVKATDPSLFKVGQNSGEIRTARNILASDATRQTLFILVKDNGQPSLSSTVAIHIAVLENITEKVTETGNVLRNSEHFTDLNLYLIIIFGCTSFLFLVIILLLIGIKCRQNTNISQDYISSSCCGGPNYSFNRRPEMDETLRYPGTGRMMRAPVAHHYSVCLSPESAKSDFLFLKPCSAPASQANC; from the coding sequence ATGGCGAATTCGGCGGTCGACAACGCCATTGCTTTCAGCAGGTTTGCTTTCATCATTCTGGGATATATAAGAGGCTTGATTTATGGACACATTCGCTATTCTGTTTCCGAGGAAATGGATATCGGGGCTTTTATTGGGAATATTGCCGAAGATTTGAGATTAAATTTACCGCAATTGTCCGATCGTAAATTTAGACTAAACTCAGATGACGGCGGACGGTATATGAAGGTAAATTTGGACAATGGGATTTTGTCTGTTCGTGAAAGAATCGACAGGGAGCTTCTTTGTGGGCAAGCAGCAATGTGTACTATTCCTTTTGAAATAATACTGGAAAATCCTTTGGCAGTATATCGCGGCGAAGTAGAGATTCTTGATGTCAATGATAATTCCCCTACATTCCGGGACAGTCCCATTGCCTTACAGATGTCTGAAGCAATTACACCAGGGGTACACTTCCCACTCGAGAGCGCAGAAGATCCGGATATTGGATTAAATACAGTCGCTGTTTACGCTATCAGTTCCAATGAATACTTTAGTATCAAAGCGCAGAAAACTGAGTACGGTGTTGTAAATGCCGAGTTACAGTTAGATAAACCATTGGACAGAGAGATGCAGTCAGCCTTTCAGTTGGTCCTGACGGCGACTGATGGTGGAATACCACAAAAATCCGGCACAGCTCAAATCCTCATTACCGTGGTGGACTTCAACGATAATCCACCCATATTTGATCATGAGATATACAAGGGTAACATCAGGGAAGACGCACCTCAAGGTACCTTGGTACTGACAGTCAAAGCAACTGATTTGGACGAAGGTTTGAATGCTGAGCTAACATATACTTTCAGCAAGTTAGCTTCACCAACAGTTCTCGAATTGTTCAGTTTGGACCCCCAGCTGGGGGAGATCCGGCTAGAAGGAGAGTTAGATTATGAAGAAGTGAACAGTTATTCTCTGAATGTTCAGGCTATGGACCACGGATCCCCTGCAATTGCAACACGCTCCACCGTGTTGATCAAGGTAACTGATGTAAACGACAACCCACCCGAGATAAAAGTGACATCGGTCACGAGTAAAATTCCGGAAAATGCTCCACCAGGAACTTTAATAACTTTGATCAATGTCATTGATCGGGATTCTGGAGAAAACGGTCAGTTTCACTGTGACATCCCAAAGAATATCCCCTTCAGACTTCGAAATTCATCGAAAAATCATTTTGAGTTGATTACCAGTAAAATGTTGGACCGTGAAGTGGTCGCTGAGTATAAAGTACCTTTTTTAGCCCGGGACTTAGGGTCGCCGTCACTATCTGCAAATGAAACCATCCAGGTTGTAATTTCAGACGTGAATGATAACGCCCCACGTTTTGGTGCATCATCTTATAACATATATGTGATGGAGAACAACTCTCCGGGCAGTTCTATTTTCGCGGTAACTGCAAAGGATCGTGACATGGACCAGAATTCTTATGTTTCTTACTCATTTGTGGAGAATCTTATCCAAAATTTTCCTGTGTCCAGTTACCTCAGCATTAACTCCATGAACGGCACCATTTACGTGTTGCGCTCTTTCGACTATGAGAAACTCAAAAACTTCCAGATCCGTGTTCAAGCCCGTGACGCTGGAGTGCCCCCGCTTAGCAGCAGCGCTACAGTGAATGTGATCATATTGGATCAAAATGACAACGCACCGGTAATTGTTTCACCATCAGAACAGAGTGGATCATCAGAGGAGGAAAGCGTTCCTCAGTCGGCCGGCCAAGGGTACTTGGTTACCAAAATAATCGCAACTGACGCAGATTCCGGTCAGAACGCACGGCTTTCCTATCACATGGTGAAAGCTACTGATCCCAGTTTGTTTAAAGTTGGGCAAAATTCTGGTGAAATTAGAACAGCGCGCAATATTCTGGCGTCCGATGCTACTAGACAAACTCTCTTCATCTTGGTTAAGGACAACGGGCAACCAAGCCTCTCCAGCACGGTTGCAATACACATTGCTGTTTTGGAGAACATCACGGAAAAAGTGACTGAGACTGGTAACGTATTGAGGAATTCCGAACATTTCACTGATTTAAATCTTTATTTAATAATCATTTTTGGTtgcacttcctttctctttcttgtGATTATTCTTCTACTAATTGgcatcaaatgcaggcaaaacaCAAATATCTCCCAAGACTATATTTCTTCCAGTTGTTGTGGAGGTCCTAACTATAGTTTCAATCGAAGACCTGAAATGGATGAAACCTTACGCTATCCTGGGACTGGCCGCATGATGCGTGCACCAGTAGCGCACCATTACTCGGTCTGCCTGTCTCCAGAATCAGCAAAGAGCGATTTTCTCTTTTTGAAGCCATGCAGCGCACCCGCTTCTCAGGCCAACTGCTAA